From the genome of Impatiens glandulifera chromosome 9, dImpGla2.1, whole genome shotgun sequence, one region includes:
- the LOC124914681 gene encoding 1,2-dihydroxy-3-keto-5-methylthiopentene dioxygenase 4 isoform X3, with protein sequence MAIEAWFMNENTTTEEEDQRLPHHQNPQKLVSLEYLADLGILYWKLNPENYEKDQDLEKIRESRGYNYMDVLDLCRPAEENEMENYWQKLKNFYREHIHGDEEIRYCLGGSGYFDVRDKQDRWIRIWMKPGDLIVLPAGIYHRFTLDTSNYVKLMRLFVGEPVWTAYNRPQEEHPARKLYLHKLGQPHSS encoded by the exons ATGGCAATCGAG GCATGGTTTATGAACGAGAACACCACCACCGAAGAAGAAGATCAGAGGCTTCCTCATCATCAGAATCCCCAGAAATTGGTGTCTCTGGAATACTTGGCAG ATCTGGGAATCCTTTACTGGAAGTTGAATCCAGAGAATTACGAAAAGGACCAAGATTTGGAGAAAATAAGGGAGAGCAGGGGATATAATTACATg gATGTGTTGGATCTGTGTCGTCCAGCAGAAGAGAATGAGATGGAGAATTACTGGCAGAAGCTGAAGAATTTCTACAGGGAGCACATACACGGGGACGAGGAGATTCGTTACTGCCTGGGAGGGAGTGGATATTTTGATGTACGAGACAAGCAGGACCGTTGGATTCGAATCTGGATGAAGCCCGGCGATCTCATCGTCCTCCCAGCCGGGATATATCACCGATTCACATTGGACACCTCTAACTACGTAAAG CTGATGAGGCTGTTCGTGGGGGAGCCAGTATGGACGGCCTACAATCGTCCGCAGGAGGAACATCCGGCTAGGAAGTTGTATCTCCATAAACTGGGGCAACCTCACTCCTCATAA
- the LOC124916454 gene encoding calmodulin-2/4-like, protein MMKDQDHIIIIEFLQAFSCFIFDVKDIGYGCMMTVEELVTVIGSALDHNEDQEEEVLEENDIIEFAEFLHFLLAGQTKVQEDDDELKEAFKVFDKDEDGFISANELRHVMMNFGEKLTDEEVQHMIKEADLDGDGKVNFHEFINIITTTIPPHDQF, encoded by the exons atgaTGAAGGATCAagatcatattattattattgagttCCTCCAAGCTTTCAGCTGCTTCATCTTCGATGTCAAAGATATTGGctatg GTTGCATGATGACGGTAGAAGAGTTGGTGACGGTGATTGGATCGGCGCTGGATCATAATGAAGATCAGGAGGAGGAGGTTCTGGAAGAAAACGACATCATAGAGTTTGCCGAATTCCTCCACTTCCTCCTGGCCGGTCAAACCAAGGTAC aagaagatgatgatgagttgAAGGAAGCTTTCAAGGTATTTGACAAAGATGAAGACGGCTTCATTTCTGCAAAtgag CTGAGGCACGTGATGATGAATTTTGGAGAGAAATTGACAGATGAAGAGGTGCAACACATGATTAAAGAGGCTGATCTCGATGGCGACGGTAAAGTCAACTTTCACGaattcatcaacatcatcaCCACCACCATTCCTCCACatgatcaattttaa
- the LOC124916455 gene encoding myb-like protein X → MGNEMGNTNVSGFKAAEDEEEPKIEAVGDDDDDDDDAGSEIHQALLVPLSGAKDSDESLQVLSSDDDGDEDDPFGSHKETTSFARDSETEEGKISQLTSHTKIETGVVENSAGEAQIEGELSFTAEHRNVPESENIISMAEEEEDENLSTKEDDQDQPTAISSEKPESLASSQNIISMAEEEEDENLSTKEDDQDQPTAISSEKPESFASSQSIISMVEEEDDENLSTKDDDQDQPDTIFSEQLESLASSQNIISMVEEEENENLSTKEDDQDQPTAISSEQLDTLAFSQNIIYMVEEDENENLSTKEDDQDQPATISSEQLESLASSQNIIFLVEEEENENLSTKEDDQDQPTVISSEQLESLASSQNIIYMVEENENENLSTKEDDQDQPATIFSEQLESLASSQNTISMVEEEDDENLSTKEDDQDQPATIFSEQLESLASSQNIISMVEEEKNENLSTKEDDQDQPTAISSEQLESLASSQRHHMDSESSNEQLIIPEIEDNKSESESSIFSNHDETCNIQAGNESNVDQINDHSLLVEFTFDPPEEVETILAPIVEKLEVKDDDIPESEDNEKEDMTAGAEVVAMSDEDATRLSIESISENPCLQIELTKSPSFGFDFPIEPRTEESDQTPLLCHGSGVVAAEAGGEEEEEMTRCDQQEKMQVEEEIKSVDKMEKSDDYYSEKSRGQEELKRFLREEEGEKQDGSLMGKKETACMGIELASSSKSAGSWKTKMKHSFFSSCICCAASTN, encoded by the exons ATGGGAAATGAGATGGGCAACACCAATGTTTCAGGTTTCAAAG CAGCAGAAGACGAAGAAGAACCCAAGATTGAAGCTGTtggagatgatgatgatgatgatgatgatgctggAAGTGAAATTCACCAGGCACTCCTAGTCCCTTTAAGTGGAGCTAAAGATTCTGATGAAAGCCTCCAAGTGTTGTCTTCTGATGATGATGGTGACGAGGATGATCCGTTTGGAAGCCATAAGGAAACAACATCATTTGCAAGAG ATTCTGAAACAGAGGAGGGCAAGATAAGTCAATTAACCTCCCACACAAAAATTGAAACAGGCGTGGTGGAGAATTCTGCAGGAGAGGCACAAATTGAAGGCGAATTATCATTCACTGCTGAACATAGAAACGTGCCTGAGTCtgagaatatcatttctatggcggaagaagaggaagatgaaaaCTTATCAACAAAGGAAGATGATCAGGATCAACCAACCGCCATTTCTAGTGAAAAGCCTGAATCATTAGCTTCTTCTCAGAATATTATTTCTATGGcggaagaagaggaagatgaaaaCTTATCAACAAAAGAAGATGATCAGGATCAACCAACCGCCATTTCTAGTGAAAAGCCTGAATCATTTGCTTCTTCTCAGAGTATCATTTCTATGGTggaagaagaggatgatgaaAACTTGTCAACAAAAGATGATGATCAGGATCAACCAGACACCATCTTTAGTGAACAGCTTGAATCATTGGCTTCTTCTCAGAATATTATTTCTATGGTGGAAGAAGAGGAAAATGAAAACTTGTCAACAAAAGAAGATGATCAGGATCAACCAACCGCCATCTCAAGTGAACAGCTTGATACATTGGCTTTTTCtcagaatattatttatatggtGGAAGAAGACGAAAATGAAAACTTGTCAACAAAAGAAGATGATCAGGATCAACCAGCCACCATCTCTAGTGAACAGCTTGAATCATTGGCTTCTTCtcagaatattatttttttggtggAAGAAGAGGAAAATGAAAACTTGTCAACAAAAGAAGATGATCAGGATCAACCAACCGTTATCTCAAGTGAACAACTTGAATCATTGGCTTCTTCtcagaatattatttatatggtGGAAGAAAACGAAAATGAAAACTTGTCAACAAAAGAAGATGATCAGGATCAACCAGCCACCATCTTTAGTGAACAGCTTGAATCATTGGCTTCTTCTCAGAATACAATTTCTATGGTggaagaagaggatgatgaaAACTTGTCAACAAAAGAAGATGATCAGGATCAACCAGCCACCATCTTTAGTGAACAGCTTGAATCATTGGCTTCTTCTCAGAATATTATTTCTATGGTGGAAGAAGAGAAAAATGAAAACTTGTCAACAAAAGAAGATGATCAGGATCAACCAACCGCCATCTCAAGTGAACAGCTTGAATCATTGGCTTCTTCTCAGAGACATCACATGGACAGTGAAAGCTCCAATGAACAACTGATCATTCCCGAGATAGAGGATAATAAATCAGAAAGTGAAAGCTCCATCTTCTCCAATCATGATGAAACTTGCAATATTCAAGCAGGAAATGAATCCAATGTTGATCAGATAAATGATCATTCTTTGTTGGTGGAATTTACATTTGATCCTCCTGAGGAAGTAGAAACAATATTGGCGCCAATAGTGGAGAAATTAGAGGTTAAAGATGATGATATCCCAGAGTCTGAGGATAATGAAAAGGAGGATATGACAGCCGGAGCGGAGGTTGTGGCAATGTCAGATGAAGATGCGACAAGGCTCAGCATTGAATCAATTTCAGAGAACCCATGTCTCCAAATTGAGCTGACAAAGTCCCCCAGCTTTGGATTCGACTTTCCAATAGAACCACGGACAGAAGAATCCGATCAGACTCCATTGTTGTGCCATGGGAGTGGGGTAGTAGCAGCAGAAgcaggaggagaagaagaagaagaaatgactAGGTGTGATCAGCAAGAGAAAATGCAGGTGGAAGAAGAAATCAAGAGTGTTGATAAAATGGAGAAAAGCGATGATTATTATTCAGAGAAGTCGAGAGGTCAGGAGGAGTTGAAGAGATTTTTAAGAGAAGAAGAGGGGGAGAAACAAGATGGGAGCTTGATGGGGAAGAAGGAAACTGCATGTATGGGTATTGAATTGGCTTCATCATCAAAGAGTGCTGGGAGTTGGAAGACCAAGATGAAGCATTCTTTCTTCAGCTCCTGCATCTGTTGTGCTGCATCAACCAACTAG
- the LOC124914681 gene encoding 1,2-dihydroxy-3-keto-5-methylthiopentene dioxygenase 2 isoform X2, which yields MGSATKDAREEVLQAWYMDDSDEDQRLPHHREPKQFVSFDQLAELGVLSWSLDADNYETDEELKKIRKERGYSYVDFCEVCPEKLPNYEEKIKNFFEEHLHTDEEIRYCVAGSGYFDVRDRNEAWIRVWVKKGGMIVLPAGIYHRFTLDTDNYIKAMRLFIGDPIWTPYNRPHDHLPARKQYTEAFLETEAAVNAAA from the exons aTGGGTTCAGCTACCAAG GATGCCAGGGAGGAAGTCTTACAAGCTTGGTACATGGATGACAGTGATGAAGACCAGAGGCTGCCACATCACCGGGAGCCAAAGCAATTTGTATCATTTGATCAGCTTGCAG AACTTGGAGTTCTTAGCTGGAGTTTGGATGCTGATAACTATGAAACAGATGAAGAACTAAAGAAGATTCGTAAAGAACGTGGATATTCCTACGTG GATTTTTGTGAGGTGTGTCCAGAAAAGCTTCCAAACTATGAAGAGAAAATCAAGAACTTCTTTGAAGAACATCTTCATACTGATGAGGAGATTCGCTATTGTGTGGCAGGAAGTG GCTATTTTGATGTGAGGGATCGCAATGAAGCTTGGATTCGAGTTTGGGTGAAGAAGGGGGGAATGATTGTCTTACCTGCTGGGATTTATCACCGATTTACCCTTGATACAGACAATTACATCAAG GCAATGAGGCTATTCATTGGCGATCCAATATGGACACCCTATAATCGCCCTCATGATCATCTCCCTGCCAG GAAGCAATACACGGAAGCATTCTTGGAGACAGAAGCAGCCGTTAATGCTGCAGCTTGA
- the LOC124913736 gene encoding protein argonaute 10 produces MPMRQMKESSEQHFVIKPLLTNYNTMNQAQKQPKAPKNVKDPQNQEPKTSPPPAKNRGRRRGRGGRKSDPVETLMRPSSRPCFAGSVQITTTHLPNTDGSAEGSSSSSRSRLPCEVEMPPGFPSSTKSSSFAPRPGYGQLGTKCIVKANHFLTELPNKDLNQYDVTIIPEVASRTVNRAIIAELVKVYRESDLGRRLPAYDGRKSLYTAGELPFTWKEFKIKIVDEDDGITGPKREREYKVVIKFVARANMYQLSQFLAGKRADGPKEALQILDVVLRELSMKRYCPVGRSFFSPDIRKPQRLGEGLESWCGFYQSIRPTQMGLSLNIDMASAAFIEPLPVMEYVAQLLGKDVMSRPLSDSDRVKIKKALRGVKVEVTHRANVRRKYRVSGLTSQPTRELVFPVDDNLTMKSVVEYFQEMYGFTIQHAHLPCLQVGNQKKANYLPMEACKIVEGQRYSKRLNEKQITALLKVTCQRPRDRENDILQAVQQNSYDQDPYAKEFGIKISEKLASVEARVLPAPWLKYHETGKEKDCLPQVGQWNMMNKKVINGMTIGRWACINFSRGVQESVARGFCNELAQMCQVSGMEFNPDPVIPIYSARPENVEKALKHVYHASLNKFKGKELELLLVILPDNNGSLYGDIKRICETELGLITQCCLTKHVFKISKQYLANVSLKINVKMGGRNTVLLDAISCRIPLVSDIPTIIFGADVTHPENGEDSSPSIAAVVASQDWPEVTKYAGLVCAQPHRQELIQDLYKSWHDPVRGTVSGGMIRDLLVSFRKATGQKPLRIIFYRDGVSEGQFYQVLLYELDAIRKACASLEPNYQPPVTFIVVQKRHHTRLFANNHRDRSSTDKSGNILPGTVVDSKICHPTEFDFYLCSHAGIQGTSRPAHYHVLWDENNFTADGIQSLTNNLCYTYARCTRSVSVVPPAYYAHLAAFRARFYMEPELQETNGKVTRGGGNTESGGVRPLPALKENVKRVMFYC; encoded by the exons ATGCCTATGAGGCAAATGAAAGAGAGCTCAGAGCAGCACTTTGTGATTAAGCCTCTCTTGACCAACTATAACACCATGAATCAAGCTCAAAAACAACCTAAAGCCCCCAAAAATGTCAAAGACCCCCAAAACCAAGAACCCAAGACTTCTCCTCCTCCTGCAAAGAACCGCGGAAGGAGGAGGGGACGCGGTGGTCGGAAATCGGACCCGGTTGAGACTTTAATGCGACCGAGTTCGAGACCTTGCTTTGCCGGTTCTGTCCAAATCACTACTACCCATTTACCAAATACAGATGGGTCTGCAGAgggtagtagtagtagtagtagaagTCGTCTTCCATGTGAAGTAGAGATGCCGCCGGGCTTTCCTTCTTCGACAAAAAGCTCGAGTTTTGCCCCCAGGCCGGGTTATGGGCAGCTAGGGACCAAGTGCATAGTGAAGGCCAACCATTTCTTGACAGAGTTGCCAAACAAGGACTTAAACCAGTATGAT GTAACTATAATACCTGAAGTGGCATCAAGAACTGTGAACAGAGCTATCATAGCAGAACTTGTGAAAGTGTACAGAGAATCTGATTTGGGAAGGAGATTGCCTGCATATGATGGCAGGAAAAGTCTATACACTGCCGGTGAACTCCCTTTTACATGGAAGGAATTCAAGATTAAAATTGTCGATGAAGATGATGGAATTACGGGTCCTAA AAGAGAAAGGGAGTACAAAGTTGTAATCAAGTTTGTTGCAAGGGCAAACATGTATCAGCTCAGCCAATTTCTGGCGGGCAAGCGTGCTGATGGTCCAAAAGAAGCACTTCAAATTCTCGATGTTGTGTTGAGAGAGCTTTCGATGAAGAG ATACTGCCCTGTTGGGAGATCATTCTTTTCTCCTGATATTCGCAAACCACAACGGCTTGGAGAGGGATTGGAATCCTGGTGTGGATTCTACCAAAGCATTAGGCCTACTCAGATGGGCCTGTCACTTAACATTG ATATGGCTTCAGCTGCCTTTATTGAGCCTCTTCCCGTAATGGAGTATGTTGCCCAGCTTCTAGGAAAAGATGTGATGTCAAGGCCACTCTCAGATTCTGACCGAGTTAag ATTAAGAAAGCCCTTAGAGGGGTGAAAGTTGAAGTAACACATCGAGCCAACGTGAGAAGGAAATATCGTGTTTCAGGATTGACATCTCAGCCAACGAGAGAGTTGGT ATTTCCTGTTGATGATAATTTGACAATGAAGTCAGTGGTTGAATACTTCCAAGAAATGTATGGATTCACAATTCAACATGCACACCTTCCTTGCCTTCAAGTTGGAAATCAGAAGAAGGCAAATTATTTACCAATGGAG GCATGTAAAATTGTTGAGGGGCAGCGATATTCGAAGAGGTTAAATGAAAAGCAGATTACAGCCTTGTTAAAGGTTACATGTCAACGACCCAGAGACCGGGAAAATGACATCTTGCAG GCTGTTCAACAAAACAGTTACGATCAAGATCCCTATGCTAAAGAATTTGGCATCAAAATTAGCGAAAAGTTGGCTTCTGTGGAGGCTCGTGTTCTTCCTGCACCTTGG CTGAAATATCATGAAACTGGGAAAGAGAAAGATTGTTTGCCTCAAGTTGGACAATGGAACATGATGAATAAG AAAGTAATCAATGGGATGACGATTGGACGGTGGGCATGCATTAACTTCTCGAGAGGTGTGCAAGAGAGTGTTGCTCGTGGTTTTTGTAATGAACTGGCCCAAATGTGTCAAGTGTCTGGCatg GAGTTTAATCCAGATCCTGTAATCCCAATCTACTCGGCAAGGCCGGAGAATGTTGAGAAAGCTTTGAAGCATGTTTATCATGCAAGCttgaataaatttaaaggaAAGGAGTTAGAACTTTTGCTAGTCATTCTGCCAGACAATAACGGATCCCTCTATG GAGATATAAAGAGGATATGTGAAACTGAGCTGGGTTTGATAACACAGTGTTGTTTGACAAAACATGTATTCAAGATTAGCAAGCAGTACCTGGCTAATGTTTCCTTAAAGATCAATGTCAAG ATGGGTGGTAGAAACACCGTTCTTTTAGATGCTATCAGCTGTAGAATTCCCTTGGTAAGCGATATACCAACCATAATATTTGGGGCCGATGTGACTCATCCTGAAAATGGTGAAGATTCAAGCCCCTCAATTGCTGCG GTTGTGGCTTCTCAGGATTGGCCAGAAGTTACAAAGTACGCAGGATTGGTTTGTGCTCAACCTCATAGGCAAGAGCTCATTCAAGATTTGTACAAGAGCTGGCATGATCCAGTCCGAGGCACTGTCAGTGGAGGCATGATTCG GGATCTTCTTGTTTCTTTCCGTAAGGCTACTGGGCAAAAGCCATTGAGGATCATATTTTACAG GGACGGTGTGAGCGAAGGGCAGTTCTACCAAGTCTTGCTTTATGAATTGGATGCTATTCGGAAG GCTTGTGCATCGTTAGAACCAAATTATCAACCTCCAGTTACATTCATTGTTGTACAAAAACGGCATCATACACGATTGTTTGCTAATAACCATAGGGATCGTAGCAGCACAGACAAGAGTGGGAATATTTTGCCTG GCACTGTTGTGGATTCTAAAATCTGTCATCCTACAGAATTTGATTTCTATCTCTGCAGCCACGCTGGAATTCAG GGGACAAGTCGGCCAGCTCACTATCATGTGTTATGGGATGAGAACAACTTTACTGCAGATGGAATTCAGTCTTTGACCAATAATCTTTGTTATACATATGCCCGTTGCACTAGATCAGTCTCTGTTG TCCCTCCAGCATATTATGCACATTTGGCTGCATTTCGGGCGAGGTTTTATATGGAGCCAGAATTGCAGGAGACTAATGGCAAAGTGACCAGAGGAGGGGGAAACACTGAAAGTGGCGGAGTTCGTCCTTTGCCTGCCCTCAAGGAGAATGTGAAGAGAGTGATGTTCTATTGCTAG
- the LOC124913737 gene encoding heat stress transcription factor A-6b-like: MDPSLSLVAVKKEETECSLTLPMSMPMERLHETVPPPPPPRFLTKTYEMVDDSSTNHVISWSRGNNSFVVWDPHAFAITLLPNYFKHNNFSSFVRQLNTYGFRKVDPDRWEFANEVFLRGQKHLLNNIRRRRRKAPPPPPSLSSSSSSHSHQATTSHIDPLVEVVGRFGLDAEIDGLRRDKETLMEELVNLRQQHHNTRAYIDAMEERLNGTETKHRQMMGFLSRALRNPCFVQQLLKQDRRKELEEAVLNKKRRRKRIDQGLGEVAELGGQEHVDGIEQLVEEIEGQIGLLENLEEEYDVEGGGGRGVLDDSFLENLLNERIDHLGSSDDVELLEEQLRFMGSCNLK; this comes from the exons ATGGATCCTTCTTTATCACTAGTTGCGGTGAAGAAGGAGGAAACGGAATGTAGTTTGACATTGCCAATGTCAATGCCAATGGAGAGACTTCATGAAacggttcctcctcctcctcctcctcgatTCCTAACAAAAACATACGAAATGGTGGACGATTCGAGCACCAACCACGTGATCTCTTGGAGCAGAGGTAACAACAGTTTTGTTGTCTGGGATCCACATGCATTTGCCATCACTCTACTTCCTAACTACTTCAAGCACAACAATTTCTCTAGCTTTGTTAGGCAACTCAACACCTAT GGGTTCAGAAAGGTCGATCCAGATAGGTGGGAGTTTGCAAACGAAGTATTCTTGAGAGGGCAAAAGCATCTTCTCAACAACattaggaggaggaggagaaaggCGCCACCACCTCCAccatcattatcatcatcatcatcatctcattCTCATCAAGCCACTACTTCTCACATTGATCCTTTGGTTGAGGTCGTCGGACGGTTCGGATTAGATGCAGAAATTGATGGTCTGAGGCGCGATAAGGAGACCCTAATGGAAGAATTGGTAAATCTGAGACAGCAACACCATAACACAAGAGCTTATATTGATGCAATGGAGGAAAGACTGAATGGGACGGAAACAAAGCATAGACAGATGATGGGTTTCTTGTCTAGAGCACTGCGGAATCCATGTTTTGTGCAGCAGTTGCTCAAACAGGATAGAAGAAAAGAACTTGAGGAGGCAGTTTTGaataagaagagaagaagaaagagaatcGATCAAGGTCTTGGAGAAGTTGCTGAATTAGGAGGGCAAGAACATGTTGATGGGATTGAACAACTTGTAGAGGAGATTGAGGGGCAAATTGGGCTTTTGGAGAACTTGGAGGAAGAATATGATGTGGAGGgcggaggaggaagaggagttTTGGACGATAGCTTCTTGGAGAACTTGCTGAATGAAAGAATTGATCATCTTGGATCATCTGACGATGTTGAATTATTAGAAGAGCAGCTCCGTTTCATGGGTTCTTGTAACCTCAAATAA
- the LOC124914681 gene encoding 1,2-dihydroxy-3-keto-5-methylthiopentene dioxygenase 2 isoform X1, protein MAIEAWFMNENTTTEEEDQRLPHHQNPQKLVSLEYLADLGILYWKLNPENYEKDQDLEKIRESRGYNYMDVLDLCRPAEENEMENYWQKLKNFYREHIHGDEEIRYCLGGSGYFDVRDKQDRWIRIWMKPGDLIVLPAGIYHRFTLDTSNYVKDAREEVLQAWYMDDSDEDQRLPHHREPKQFVSFDQLAELGVLSWSLDADNYETDEELKKIRKERGYSYVDFCEVCPEKLPNYEEKIKNFFEEHLHTDEEIRYCVAGSGYFDVRDRNEAWIRVWVKKGGMIVLPAGIYHRFTLDTDNYIKAMRLFIGDPIWTPYNRPHDHLPARKQYTEAFLETEAAVNAAA, encoded by the exons ATGGCAATCGAG GCATGGTTTATGAACGAGAACACCACCACCGAAGAAGAAGATCAGAGGCTTCCTCATCATCAGAATCCCCAGAAATTGGTGTCTCTGGAATACTTGGCAG ATCTGGGAATCCTTTACTGGAAGTTGAATCCAGAGAATTACGAAAAGGACCAAGATTTGGAGAAAATAAGGGAGAGCAGGGGATATAATTACATg gATGTGTTGGATCTGTGTCGTCCAGCAGAAGAGAATGAGATGGAGAATTACTGGCAGAAGCTGAAGAATTTCTACAGGGAGCACATACACGGGGACGAGGAGATTCGTTACTGCCTGGGAGGGAGTGGATATTTTGATGTACGAGACAAGCAGGACCGTTGGATTCGAATCTGGATGAAGCCCGGCGATCTCATCGTCCTCCCAGCCGGGATATATCACCGATTCACATTGGACACCTCTAACTACGTAAAG GATGCCAGGGAGGAAGTCTTACAAGCTTGGTACATGGATGACAGTGATGAAGACCAGAGGCTGCCACATCACCGGGAGCCAAAGCAATTTGTATCATTTGATCAGCTTGCAG AACTTGGAGTTCTTAGCTGGAGTTTGGATGCTGATAACTATGAAACAGATGAAGAACTAAAGAAGATTCGTAAAGAACGTGGATATTCCTACGTG GATTTTTGTGAGGTGTGTCCAGAAAAGCTTCCAAACTATGAAGAGAAAATCAAGAACTTCTTTGAAGAACATCTTCATACTGATGAGGAGATTCGCTATTGTGTGGCAGGAAGTG GCTATTTTGATGTGAGGGATCGCAATGAAGCTTGGATTCGAGTTTGGGTGAAGAAGGGGGGAATGATTGTCTTACCTGCTGGGATTTATCACCGATTTACCCTTGATACAGACAATTACATCAAG GCAATGAGGCTATTCATTGGCGATCCAATATGGACACCCTATAATCGCCCTCATGATCATCTCCCTGCCAG GAAGCAATACACGGAAGCATTCTTGGAGACAGAAGCAGCCGTTAATGCTGCAGCTTGA